A DNA window from Micromonospora inyonensis contains the following coding sequences:
- a CDS encoding sugar ABC transporter substrate-binding protein, with protein sequence MAKWTRSLVALGLAAVVMAAGCGRDDSDGPTGPGRSIGDGPATGELTVWAMGTEGEKLSVLADAFMKENPDAKVTVTPIPWDGAHDKIATAIAGRQTPDVSLVGTTWMGEFAGTGGLDPTPADLVDKDAFFPGAWDTTVVDGTSHGVPWYVETRLLYVNKAVAARSGITHAPTTWEELKSALTALRTRGGAKWAVSLPPGGPGSWQAVLPFVWQNGGDVRADGVFTLDRPETVEALAYYRSFFDEGLAPKDLAQGALEPGFVKGEIGAFVSGPWHIGVLKEQGAGDNFQLWHMPRRKAATSFVGGGNLAVFSDAKNRAGAWKFVSYLSRPDVQVTWYRTASDLPSVKRAWEDPVLRDDPQLRAFGAQLEDAKSPPAIATWEQVAAGLESEIERLTRTGASPQDTAREMQRKATAIGAGS encoded by the coding sequence ATGGCGAAGTGGACACGATCCCTGGTCGCGTTGGGCCTGGCCGCCGTCGTGATGGCCGCCGGGTGCGGACGTGACGACAGTGACGGCCCGACGGGCCCGGGCCGGAGCATCGGCGACGGCCCGGCCACCGGAGAGCTCACGGTGTGGGCGATGGGCACCGAGGGGGAGAAGCTCTCCGTCCTCGCCGACGCCTTCATGAAGGAGAACCCGGACGCCAAGGTCACGGTGACGCCGATTCCCTGGGACGGGGCGCACGACAAGATCGCCACCGCCATCGCCGGACGGCAGACCCCCGACGTCAGCCTGGTCGGCACGACCTGGATGGGGGAGTTCGCCGGCACCGGCGGGTTGGACCCGACCCCGGCCGACCTGGTCGACAAGGATGCCTTCTTCCCCGGCGCCTGGGACACCACGGTCGTCGACGGCACGTCCCACGGCGTCCCGTGGTACGTCGAGACCCGGCTGCTCTACGTCAACAAGGCCGTCGCCGCCCGGTCCGGGATCACCCACGCGCCGACCACCTGGGAGGAGCTGAAGTCGGCCCTCACCGCGTTGCGCACCCGGGGCGGGGCGAAGTGGGCCGTCTCCCTCCCGCCGGGCGGCCCCGGTTCCTGGCAGGCCGTCCTGCCCTTCGTCTGGCAGAACGGCGGGGACGTGCGCGCCGACGGGGTATTCACGCTGGACCGCCCGGAGACCGTCGAGGCGCTCGCCTACTACCGGTCCTTCTTCGACGAGGGGTTGGCCCCGAAGGACCTGGCGCAGGGTGCCCTGGAACCCGGGTTCGTCAAGGGCGAGATCGGTGCCTTCGTCTCGGGCCCCTGGCACATCGGGGTCCTCAAGGAGCAGGGGGCCGGCGACAACTTCCAGCTCTGGCACATGCCCCGCCGCAAGGCAGCCACCTCCTTCGTCGGCGGCGGCAACCTCGCCGTCTTCTCCGACGCGAAGAACCGCGCGGGCGCCTGGAAGTTCGTCTCCTACCTGTCCCGGCCGGACGTGCAGGTCACCTGGTACCGGACGGCGAGCGACCTGCCGTCGGTGAAGCGGGCCTGGGAGGACCCGGTCCTGCGGGACGACCCGCAGCTGCGTGCCTTCGGGGCGCAACTCGAGGACGCCAAGTCGCCCCCGGCGATCGCCACCTGGGAGCAGGTCGCCGCCGGCCTGGAGAGCGAGATCGAGCGCCTCACCCGGACCGGTGCGAGCCCGCAGGACACGGCCCGGGAGATGCAACGGAAGGC